From the genome of Lampris incognitus isolate fLamInc1 chromosome 17, fLamInc1.hap2, whole genome shotgun sequence:
CAGGTGACCAAACTGGTGAATGAAGTGTATCACATGTTTAACCGCCATCAGTATCCGTTCGTTGCCTTGAACATAGCTGTTGCCTCAGGTAAGCCAATGTACATTAATACTGACATACCATATTAACTCACCTTTGGCTTCCTGTAAGCCTGGGCAATtattcaatattatcatttattatCTTTCAACagtaggcggcacagtggcgcagtggttagcgcggtcgcgtcacagcaagaaggtcctgcgttcgagccccggggtagtccaactttgggggtcgtcccaggtcgtcctctgtgtggagtttgcatgttctccccgtgtctgcgtgggtttcctccgggggctccggtttcctcccactgtccaaagacatgtaggtcaggtgactcaaagacatgtaggtcaggtgaatcagaaacatgtaggtcaggtgaatcaaagacatgtgggtcaggtgactcaaagacatgtaggtcaggtgactcaaagacatgtaggtctggtgaatcaaagatgtaggtcaggtgactcaaagacatgtaggtctggtgaatcaaagacatgtaagtcaggtgaatcagagacatgtaggtcaggtgaatcagccatattaaattgcccctaggtgtgaatgtgtgtgtgatggcctggcggcctgtccagggtgtctccctgcctgccgcccaatgactgctgggataggctgcagcatccctgtgaccctgagagcaggatgagcagttgggATTATGGGTGGACgggtctttcagtggtattgtattgggatgaaatttggatatggtcatattgtgatacaattttttttttgtctagatGAATGATAATGAGAGTCTATGACCAAAAATTTCTTacaaaatgaggtgtgaaatatttgagggattatttgaaaactagttctgGTTCGATATTATACTTCACATTACCAAACCGTTCAATCTGATGAACCTTTAGCTGGATTCTTAAACCTGGGATTTTTACACATGGAAGCAGATATCATTATAATTTATCGATATTGTGTAAAACTCTCTATGATTATCATGAAAATATTTTCCAGGTCACCCAACGGTAGCTTCTTGTGGTGAATGAGTTTCATGGTGTTTTTATTTCAGAGTGTGTTGACGTGAACGTCACACCGGACAAGCGTCAGATCTTCCTTCAGGAAGAGAAGCTGCTGTTGGCCATTCTGAAGACGTCGCTCATCACCATGTATGAAGCCGGGGTCAACAAGATCAGCGTCAGCCAGATAACGGCTGTCGTCACCAGTAAGACACCAGTGTTTTTAATGGTTAGCATAGATATAATACACAGACAGGGTGCACATGacatttttggtctggttctcaggggagcacctggagatgtaGTTTGGTACTCAGTCTTTACGCGGCACAGTTATCCCACAAGCTGTCGTCATCCTtaccctcctgactgctctcctcactgtctgcctctctgtcaaacatggcagatgaagatgtaggcctacttctttctccctggtCGAGTCTGCGATTAGCagtttgcatccataagtcaacagctggctttgGGTCAGATGTCTCTGTTGTCATTGtatgcccctttcccactacatggtaccggctcagctccacgcacccttttttgttttccattactggaaagttccatcattttggtaactgttaccacttttctggtaccatctttgtcaaggttccaaaaaaactggagcagtaccagaatcaatgcagacctctgattggtcagagaaccgCGTCACTGCGTTATCAATGCACacatgggatatcacccggcatccccctgcccttttctccccaattgtatccagccaattgccccactcttctgagctgtcctggtctctgttcCCCCcctttctgctgatccggggagggctgcagactaccacatgcctcctcccatacatgtggagtcaccagccggaggagtttcaccagggggacgtagcgctttggaggatcacactattccccccaattcctcccccccccccccaaacaggtgccccgattgaccagaggaggcgctagtgcagcaaccaggacacataccttcacctcttcagacttcatctgtgatttatgatgtgtgtttttcttgctcttgtgtgtgtttaagtgggagagtactgctggcgtcgtgtgttgctgccgcttctccctctcgtagccccccttcccgtccacccctgtatgtctgccccccttcccatccacccctgtatgtctgtgttgtgtttatctgttctcttgtttcaccccgtttattttaaagccactttgagtgttagaaaaaaactatataagtttattgttattattattttacccacatctggcttcccacccgcagaatcacccggcatttttaaatgcTGAAGCAGCATTATCTTAaaagtctcacaaccatcttgtaaaccttcccttttactcttgctggtacccttctgtcgcaaatcactcctgacactcttctccaaacactccaccctgcctgcactctcttcttcacctctataCCGAACTCCTCATCACTTTGTAAACTTGAATTCAAGTAAATATGGGTCTGTAATGATGGTCTTGAAGATTTTATGCTGTTTGTCTGTAGGTTTTCACAGACCGATGGAGCCTGGGTCTGAGTCTGAACAGTGTCAGGCAGTTCCATCTGATGATAGCATTGTAGAACCCAGAGAGGAGGGTGACCCGGTTCTTCAGAGCCCCAAACGATCTCTCAACCTGGCCGGGTTGAAAGCTGCTTTCTCCAACCAGCACAGCTCAGCTGGAGGAACTAAGAACTTTTCATCTAAAGCTGGAAGTGGTGGTCCAACCCAGAAGACACTGCAGTCATTCTTCAAGGGCTCAGAAAAGATTCCTACCAATCGTTTAAAACCCTCAAAGTCTCCTCTGACACAAACTAGAGAGGCCATACAGTGTTCTCCGGTCAGAGGGTCGCAGCTTGATGCTTTCAGGTTTGGAAGGACACCAGACGGTGATGCAGACCCTCTTAAAGACAGGGTCCCGTCTGAGTGCAACTTGGTTAAAGCAACACCGGAGAGCCTCTGCTGCCCCTCGGAGTTTGGCTCTTCTGACCAGGGAGCCATAATACCCAGCGCTGATATGGAGACCTTTAAAGGACTGTATGACGTATGTCATGCTGAGCAGCCAGGACTTCAAGCTGAGCCCTTTACCTCCACTGGAGACTCCACATCAAGTCCAGAGGCAAAGAGAGCCAGAAAAGAGGAGCCATATTCTCCCACAGAACCTAAATCTACTGCTTCTTCAGACTCTTCTCAAAGAGCCACTATCTTGAAGGTGGACGCTCCCGTCTGCATCCAGAAGAGGACGGTGAGTCTCCAGTTCTCTTTAGGAGAGCTGATGGGGAGGATGAAGAGGCTGCAGGAGCAGCAGCGACAAAAGACCAAAGATGAGCTGCACTACCGGCGCTTCAGGGCCAAAATAAACCCCAGAGAAAACCAGAGCGCAGAGGAGGAGCTGAAGAAAGAGATCAGGTCACGTTCTGTTGATACGCTCTTTATTAAGGACGGGTCATAAAAATCAAATAATTAATTAATCATTTGTGGAGACTGTAGTTGAATTTTGTGTTGTGCACAGTGATTTTTATAAATGGACATTATTATAGGACACATTGGAAAGGTCAGTGATGGATAGTAGCAAGCTGATACACACCAGATTGGTGTGtatcagcttggtcgggcatccctacaggcacaattggctgtgtctgtggttgggaagccggatgtgggtatgtgtcctggtcgctgcactagtgccccctctggtcggtcggggtgtctgtttgggggggagggggagctgggggggaatagtgtgatcctcccacgcactacgcccccctggcaaaactcctcattttcaggtgaaaagaagcggctggtgactccacatgtatcggaggaggcatgtggtagtctgcagccctccctggatcagcggagggggtggagcagagaccgggacggctcggaagagtggggtaattggccaagtacaattgaaaaggggggggggaatccaccctcccccccaaaaaaaggcacaCAGTAGATTTACACTGTTGAGACTTTCAATGATCATTTTAACTGATGACTTTCGGTCAGCAACACCTGTCGTGGATGCGGACATAGAAAAGTCATTGAAAATGacctggaaaatgatttcctgaagagtgggaaccctgatttatttatttttttgtccatAGTAAAGATATGTTCAAAGAGATGGAGATCATCGGTCAGTTTAACCTGGGTTTCATCATCACCAAAGTCCAGTCAGACATCTTCATAATCGATCAGCACGCCACAGATGAGAAGTACAACTTTGAGATGCTGCAGCAGCACACCACGCTGCAAGGACAGAGACTCATAGTGTGAGACTACACTTCCATTCACTAAGCTCTTTCAATGCTGCACTGCCATGCCTGCAACTGTAACatccctttctgtgtgtgtgtgtgtgtgtgtgtgtgtgtgtgtggtcttgttCTGACCTCAAGGCCACAGAAGCTCCACCTTACTGCGGTTGGTGAAAATGTGCTGATGGAGAACATTGAGATCTTCAGAAAGAACGGCTTTGAGTTCATTATTGATGAGGATGGTATGAAGGTTTAATATGGAAGCTAAGAAAGCAAGCACTAGTTAGACTAAATCTCAAGATTCCTGTTTATTTCTTCGTTAAAGCAtcttgggggcatctgggtagcgtagcggtctattccgtagcctaccaacaaggggatcgccagttcgaatcctcgtgttacctctggcttggtcgggcgtccctacagacacaattggctgtgtctgcgggtgggaagccagatgtgggtatgcgtcctggttgctgcactagcacctcctctggtcggtcggggcgcctgttcgggggggggactggggggaatagcgtgatcctcccatgcgctacgtccccctggtgaaactcctcactgtcaggtgaaaagaagctgctggtgattccacatgtatgggaggaggcatgtggtagtctgcagccctccccggataagcagagggggtggagcagagaccgggacggctcggaagagtggggcaattggccaagtacaattgggaggagaaaaaaagggggggggtcaaaaaagcaTCTTGGAGTGTCATGGAAAATTCAACATTCCAGGCTTTATTATTTCTGTTGAAATGAACGAAAGCTTTTGTGTATGTGACCTGAAGCCCAGGTGATGGAGAGGGTGAAGCTGGTATCTTTGCCCACCAGTAAGAACTGGACGTTTGGCCCAGCGGACATTGAGGAGTTGATCTTCATGCTGAGTGACAGCCCGGGGGTCATGTGCCGACCGTCGCGGGTTCGACAGATGTTTGCTTCCAGGGCTTGTCGGAAATCGGTGAGTTCATAATGTTGTAGTCCTTATCAACAGGGTGGAGGATGAGCACCACCTATCAGCCAAGGGAAAGGAAACTTGTACCAGAATTAGGTCGAGCAAATATAAACGGGGACAAAACTGGCCAACTTGAATCCAGGATCCAAAGTACAAATCTGACCAGTCAAAGAGACACGAATGGATTCACCATGGATGCGCTTTACCTCTGATTCACCAGCCGTCTGTGTGAAGGTTGGTGTTGATTGTCCCAACCTGAACCCCAAGAGAAGGAAGGAGAACAGACAGAAGGGACCGACGAAACAAAATGGACAGTAGGTGGAGCAGAAACAGCCACCAGATGcagttgacctttcgcaaagtcctgccccccttagttactgttgctatgcccgtcaagcatttcaaaactatccaggaagtagccggaaaacaccaaaacatgaaggaagaaatcagcgcattgtgtgggtaaaagtaacagtaataacacgttagctgtattagctatcaataatagctagtagcaagcttagcttggagcagacaggtatttgtgttgatgttgGATGGATGAAGCTGGCCACGGggtgggtctgctatactgccaaatctattgcccacattgcgcttcttgcgttctgggtttcggaaagggaaagagaattacacccttccaaacttttcacatatctagtatccggtctgcagatcccataggcacaccgtttcagcattatgttgtgtgtttgaaagcttgacggaccgttgctaaggtaggattggacaagcacccttctggggcggtactttgcgaaaggtcgatTATCCATACCTCCTCTTTTATTTTTCTGATCTCTAGCATGCATGTGGAGGCTGATGAATGTCACACCATACCAGTCTTCATGGCTGGTGCTTCAGTTGGTTCCCATCTTGAGcacactagtttttttttttttttaagattccccccccttttttctccagttgtacccatccaattaccccactcttcaccagggggacgtagcgcacgggaggatcgcgctattccccccagttcctccgacccccgaacaggcgccctgaccgac
Proteins encoded in this window:
- the pms2 gene encoding mismatch repair endonuclease PMS2, translated to MTEACSDAAGAIRAIDRSSVHQICSGQVVLSLATAVKELVENSIDAGATSVDVRLKECGAELVEVSDNGRGVKEDNFEGLTLKHHTSKLRDFSDLIHVETFGFRGEALSSLCALSNLSVLTCHESAQVGTKLAFDQDGRLVQRTPYPRQHGTTVSLQQLFYTLPVRHKEFQRNIKKEYTKMIHVLHSYCIISTGVRICCSNQTGQGKRTSLLSTTGSHSMRDNIGAIFGPKQLQSLMPFQQLAPTDNVKEDYGLNDTELPKDLFTITGFVSRGDHGVGRSATDRQFFYINNRPCDPSKVTKLVNEVYHMFNRHQYPFVALNIAVASECVDVNVTPDKRQIFLQEEKLLLAILKTSLITMYEAGVNKISVSQITAVVTSFHRPMEPGSESEQCQAVPSDDSIVEPREEGDPVLQSPKRSLNLAGLKAAFSNQHSSAGGTKNFSSKAGSGGPTQKTLQSFFKGSEKIPTNRLKPSKSPLTQTREAIQCSPVRGSQLDAFRFGRTPDGDADPLKDRVPSECNLVKATPESLCCPSEFGSSDQGAIIPSADMETFKGLYDVCHAEQPGLQAEPFTSTGDSTSSPEAKRARKEEPYSPTEPKSTASSDSSQRATILKVDAPVCIQKRTVSLQFSLGELMGRMKRLQEQQRQKTKDELHYRRFRAKINPRENQSAEEELKKEISKDMFKEMEIIGQFNLGFIITKVQSDIFIIDQHATDEKYNFEMLQQHTTLQGQRLIVPQKLHLTAVGENVLMENIEIFRKNGFEFIIDEDAQVMERVKLVSLPTSKNWTFGPADIEELIFMLSDSPGVMCRPSRVRQMFASRACRKSVMVGTALSVSEMKKLVVHMGEIEQPWNCPHGRPTMRHLANLDIISPD